One genomic region from Yarrowia lipolytica chromosome 1C, complete sequence encodes:
- a CDS encoding uncharacterized protein (Compare to YALI0C00495g, similar to uniprot|Q12675 Saccharomyces cerevisiae YDR093W Potential phospholipid-transporting ATPase 2 (EC 3. 6.3.1), similar to Saccharomyces cerevisiae DNF2 (YDR093W) and DNF1 (YER166W); ancestral locus Anc_8.231) codes for MPTHISFNNSEDNSDSSVSKPNKAHTHTHPHEHPIGGNPPGYTRDPQNSPALSYNWDEERLNVPSKRDERSSSNKNNTTNRVYTHNNDSSNSYLDDYTSYTDDDPDDKQNPFSSTNDITRHNEDDTLAEDSELADGEYDSNEGPSRRVSNRLSKPFHQLGDRIHEGFETLTRSNTKMKRNRWGTQHNAKGRPKRSKSIFNRKHSIRQHSGNQGKMNDKPVKGPRTIYFNQVLPPSAVNPDTGFPMEDYPRNKIRTTKYTPLTFIPKNLFYQFRNVANIYFLLILILGFFPIFGVLSPGLATLPLIVIIVITAVKDAIEDWRRTVLDMGVNNTPTQILREMPNHNVVDDHISLWRKFKKACTRTVTNAGKKMKKEKDGKGNSPYNLELAASKTVESIVSIASDNRGNQAYPLSDMPSSGFGNNNPFASEADLANESIKREAQKPLGAQYGSVMDPFITIPERAKFKTDYWKNVRVGDIVRVRPDVEVPADLVVLSTSDSDGACYVETKNLDGETNLKVRQALKCGDGIRHSRDLERARFRIESEGPQPNLYSYNGVAKWLNRKEDESLEDTQEPININNMLLRGCTLRNTDWVIGIVIYTGEDTKIMLNAGETPSKRSKMSRELNVMVFLNFGLLFMICFVSGIVNGVIFDKSGTSMKVFEFGLIAGNASVGGLVTFFASLILYQSLVPISLYISIEIVKTIQAFFIYSDVQMYYAPIDYPCTPKSWNISDDLGQIEYIFSDKTGTLTQNVMEFKKATINGKEYGLAYTEATAGMRKRQGADVDKEAREMRGRITKDRELMLKELRKIDDNPQLKDENVTFVSSEFARDVGSDGPQGEACRHFMLALALCHSVVTEVKDDVIEFKAQSPDEAALVATARDMGFTFLDRTQRGAVVDRQGHRSEYQILNTLEFNSTRKRMSAIVKVPHKGGNKILLFCKGADSVIYSRLKPNQQTRMRQETAAQLSEFAEEGLRTLCLAQRELSRKEYEEWNLRHEEASASLEDREEKMEEVASSIECELELIGGTAIEDRLQDGVPEAIELLAKAGIKLWVLTGDKVETAINIGFSCNLLNNDMELLVIRADTDDNDSTKGATPKAAVRRSIEKYLSQYFSMSGSYEELEAAKNDHSPPKGNFAVIIDGEALTYALQSEISTQFLLLCKQCRSVLCCRVSPAQKAAVVRLVKNTLTVMTLSIGDGANDVAMIQEADVGVGIAGEEGRQAVMCSDYAIGQFRFLDRLLLVHGRWDYKRLAEMIPNFFYKNLVFTFTLFWYGCFNTFDAAYLYDYTIVMFYNLAFTSLPIIFLGVLDQDVPDYICIAVPQLYRSGILGIEWGMRRFVEYTVDGLYQSLVCFFFPFLMFYNTASVRSDGLAMDHRFFMGIPVASICVIACNMYVIMNQYRWDWVSILIFSISILLVYFWIGVYTCSTFSIEFYKAAPMVFGSTTYWAVLLLGVVAALLPHFAVLSFNKIFRPRDIDIVREEWHKGAFDDLERRAKLIADNPNYVPSYNKDDMDPIFSEVDLDLPHGMLDPSTPRPDRFGGQKFGDQLNSPYKDSPYGNAETPRLSEPYSPTTSGVTPDHYGSPQEVAAVQNMSPQGMSPQGASYMQQSPQGASYMQQSPSYVQQAPLGQMSPTGGFQTSPGQLRPNPNVNRGIESSMYDVDSYYMNGEHMHTIPLDNTQANQMALQNAAMQTDPNRLSMMSQQSTFQPTIQPVNNNVQMATSPTQMGSNNPMMGSGVAPSVDQFYTPNPQYGQSPPNNNNNNNNQFDFSNKF; via the exons GACACGCTGGCCGAGGACAGCGAGCTGGCGGACGGCGAGTACGACTCCAATGAGGGCCCCTCGAGGCGGGTCTCAAATAGACTATCCAAGCCGTTCCACCAGCTGGGAGACCGGATCCACGAGGGCTTTGAGACGCTCACACGGTCCAACACAAAGATGAAGCGAAACCGATGGGGCACACAACACAACGCCAAGGGCCGGCCAAAGCGGTCCAAGTCCATTTTTAACCGGAAACACTCGATTCGTCAACATAGTGGAAACCAGGGAAAGATGAACGACAAGCCTGTCAAGGGCCCCAGAACCATCTACTTCAACCAGGTATTGCCACCCAGCGCAGTCAACCCCGACACCGGTTTCCCTATGGAGGACTATCCCCGAAACAAGATCCGAACGACAAAGTACACGCCATTGACTTTCATTCCAAAAAACTTGTTTTACCAGTTTCGAAATGTGGCCAATATTTATTTCCTGCTCATTTTGATTTTAGGT TTCTTCCCCATTTTCGGTGTGCTGTCACCGGGACTGGCAACGCTACCTCTAATCGTGATTATCGTCATCACAGCCGTCAAAGATGCGATTGAGGATTGGCGACGAACAGTCCTCGATATGGGCGTCAACAACACACCCACACAGATCCTCCGCGAAATGCCCAACCACAACGTCGTGGACGACCACATTTCGCTGTGGCGAAAATTCAAAAAGGCATGCACCCGGACCGTGACCAACGCGggaaagaagatgaagaaggagaaggacggCAAGGGCAACTCGCCCTACAACCTGGAGCTGGCCGCCAGCAAAACCGTAGAGAGTATCGTCTCGATTGCATCAGATAACCGAGGCAACCAGGCCTATCCCTTGTCGGATATGCCTTCGTCTGGCTTTGGTAACAACAACCCCTTCGCCAGCGAGGCAGATCTGGCCAATGAGTCCATCAAACGAGAGGCCCAGAAACCGCTGGGAGCCCAGTACGGCTCGGTCATGGACCCCTTCATCACTATTCCCGAGCGAGCCAAGTTCAAAACGGACTACTGGAAGAACGTGCGAGTCGGAGACATTGTGCGTGTTCGACCAGACGTGGAGGTGCCTGCCGATCTCGTGGTTCTGTCCACTTCGGACTCTGATGGTGCCTGTTACGTGGAAACCAAGAACCTGGATGGTGAGACCAACCTCAAGGTGCGTCAGGCTCTCAAGTGCGGTGATGGAATTCGgcattcacgtgacctggaACGAGCTCGATTCCGAATCGAGTCCGAGGGCCCTCAGCCCAACTTGTACTCCTACAACGGTGTGGCCAAGTGGCTCAACCGAAAGGAGGacgagtctctggaggacaCCCAGGAGcccatcaacatcaacaacatgtTGTTGCGAGGCTGCACGCTCAGAAACACTGACTGGGTTATTGGTATCGTTATTTACACCGGTGAGGACACTAAGATCATGCTCAACGCCGGTGAGACTCCCAGTAAGCGGTCCAAGATGTCTCGAGAGCTCAACGTTATGGTTTTCCTCAACTTTGGTCTCCTGTTCATGATCTGTTTCGTCTCTGGTATTGTCAACGGAGTCATCTTTGACAAGAGTGGAACATCGATGAAGGTCTTTGAGTTTGGTTTGATTGCTGGAAACGCGTCTGTTGGAGGTCTGGTCACTTTCTTTGCTTCCCTCATTCTGTACCAGTCTTTGGTTCCTATTTCCCTCTACATTTCGATTGAAATTGTCAAAACTATCCAGGCATTCTTCATTTACTCCGATGTCCAGATGTACTACGCTCCGATCGATTATCCGTGTACACCAAAGTCGTGGAATATCTCAGATGATCTCGGTCAGATTGAGTACATCTTCTCAGACAAGACTGGTACGTTGACTCAGAACGTTATGGAGTTCAAAAAGGCCACCATCAATGGCAAAGAGTACGGTCTGGCATACACTGAAGCCACTGCCGGTATGCGGAAACGGCAAGGCGCCGATgtggacaaggaggctcGAGAGATGCGAGGCCGAATCACAAAGGATCGAGAGCTcatgctcaaggagcttcGAAAAATTGACGATAATCctcagctcaaggacgagaacGTGACGTTTGTGTCGTCCGAGTTTGCTCGAGATGTTGGCTCTGATGGTCCCCAGGGAGAGGCGTGTCGACATTTCATGTTGGCGCTTGCCCTGTGTCATTCCGTGGTCACCGAGGTCAAGGATGACGTAATTGAGTTCAAGGCCCAATCTCCCGATGAGGCTGCTCTTGTCGCCACTGCTCGAGACATGGGGTTCACCTTCCTTGACCGAACTCAGCGAGGAGCTGTTGTCGACAGACAGGGTCATCGGTCTGAGTACCAGATTCTCAACACTCTGGAGTTCAACTCGACCCGAAAGCGAATGTCTGCCATTGTCAAGGTGCCTCACAAGGGCGGCAACAAGATTCTGCTGTTCTGCAAGGGTGCTGATTCGGTCATCTACAGTCGTCTCAAGCCCAACCAGCAGACAAGAATGCGACAGGAGACGGCAGCTCAGCTCTCTGAGTTTGCAGAGGAGGGTCTTCGAACTCTGTGTCTTGCTCAGCGAGAACTGTCGCGAaaggagtacgaggagTGGAACCTGCGTCACGAGGAGgcttctgcttctctgGAGGACCGAGAGgaaaagatggaggaggttgctTCCAGCATTGAATGCGAGCTGGAGCTCATTGGAGGCACTGCCATTGAGGATCGGCTTCAGGACGGTGTGCCCGAAGCCATCGAGCTGTTGGCCAAGGCCGGCATTAAACTGTGGGTTTTGACGGGTGACAAGGTCGAGACCGCCATCAATATTGGTTTCTCTTGCAACCTTCTTAACAACGAcatggagctgctggtcaTCAGAGCTGATACAGACGACAATGACTCGACCAAGGGAGCTACCCCCAAGGCCGCTGTTCGTCGATCCATCGAGAAGTATCTGTCTCAGTACTTTAGCATGTCTGGCAGCTATGAGGAGCTTGAGGCTGCGAAGAACGATCACTCGCCTCCTAAGGGCAACTTTGCCGTCATCATTGACGGTGAGGCGCTGACTTATGCTCTCCAGTCGGAGATTTCTACCCAgttcctgctgctgtgcaAACAGTGTCGATCTGTGCTGTGCTGTCGAGTCTCTCCCGCTCAGAAGGCTGCTGTCGTTCGTCTGGTGAAGAACACTCTTACAGTCATGACTCTGTCTATTGGAGACGGAGCCAACGACGTGGCTATGATCCAGGAGGCTGATGTCGGAGTTGGTATTGCCGGAGAGGAAGGTCGTCAGGCCGTTATGTGTTCGGATTACGCCATTGGTCAGTTCCGGTTCCTGGACAGACTACTGCTGGTCCACGGACGGTGGGATTACAAGCGTCTGGCTGAAATGATTCCCAACTTCTTTTACAAGAACTTGGTTTTCACGTTCACGCTGTTCTGGTACGGATGTTTCAATACCTTTGATGCTGCCTACCTCTACGACTACACTATTGTCATGTTCTACAACCTGGCCTTCACTTCTCTGCCGATCATCTTCCTCGGTGTCCTTGACCAGGATGTGCCCGACTACATTTGCATTGCGGTTCCTCAGCTCTACCGAAGTGGTATTCTTGGTATTGAATGGGGCATGCGTCGATTTGTCGAATACACTGTCGATGGCCTGTACCAGTCGCTTGtgtgtttcttcttcccctTCCTCATGTTCTACAACACCGCTTCGGTTCGATCCGATGGTCTGGCCATGGATCATCGGTTCTTCATGGGTATTCCTGTGGCGTCCATTTGTGTGATTGCATGCAACATGTACGTCATCATGAACCAGTACCGATGGGACTGGGTGTCGatcctcatcttctccatttCGATTCTGCTTGTCTACTTCTGGATTGGTGTCTACACCTGTtccaccttctccattGAGTTCTACAAGGCTGCTCCCATGGTCTTTGGATCCACCACCTACTGGGCCGTTCTTCTGCTTGGTGTGGTGGCAGCTCTGCTTCCCCATTTTGCCGTTCTCTCCTTCAACAAGATCTTCCGACCTCGGGACATTGATATTGTTCGAGAGGAGTGGCACAAGGGCGCCTTTGATGACCTGGAGCGACGAGCCAAGCTCATTGCCGATAACCCCAACTACGTGCCTTCTTacaacaaggacgacatggaccccatcttctccgaggTGGATCTCGATTTGCCCCATGGAATGCTTGACCCTTCCACTCCTCGACCTGATCGGTTTGGAGGACAGAAGTTTGGAGATCAACTCAACTCTCCTTACAAGGACTCCCCCTATGGAAACGCCGAGACCCCTCGTCTGTCTGAGCCGTACTCCCCTACCACCTCTGGAGTGACTCCTGACCACTATGGTTCTCCTCAAGAGGTGGCTGCTGTGCAGAACATGTCTCCTCAGGGCATGTCTCCCCAGGGCGCTAGCTACATGCAACAGTCTCCTCAGGGCGCTAGCTACATGCAGCAGTCTCCCAGCTATGTGCAGCAGGCGCCTTTGGGCCAAATGTCTCCCACGGGAGGCTTCCAGACGTCACCAGGACAGCTGCGACCCAACCCCAACGTCAACCGGGGCATTGAGTCGTCCATGTACGACGTGGATTCGTACTACATGAACGGCGAGCACATGCACACGATCCCCTTGGACAATACGCAGGCCAACCAGATGGCGCTTCAGAACGCTGCCATGCAGACGGACCCCAACCGACTCTCCATGATGTCACAACAGTCCACTTTCCAACCCACAATCCAGCCAGTGAACAACAACGTTCAGATGGCCACTTCACCTACGCAGATGGGCAGCAACAACCCGATGATGGGCTCGGGAGTTGCTCCCTCAGTGGATCAGTTCTACACGCCCAATCCTCAATATGGACAGTCTCCccccaacaacaacaacaacaacaacaaccagTTTGACTTTTCCAACAAATTTTAG